TTTTCTGAATACATAAAATGCAAAATACCTCAGAACAGTATGACGCGGTAGTGAATGAATGCCGTAGTTTATTTATTAAAAAAATGTCTGACTATGGAAGTGCTTGGAGAATTTTACGCTTACCATCACTTACCGATCAAATATTTATTAAGGCGCAAAGAATACGCCAACTACAAGAAAATGATGTAAGAAAAGTTGACGAAGGTGAAAAGTCTGAGTTCATAGGAATAATTAATTATTCTATTATGGCTTTAGTTCAGTTAGAGTTAGGTTTTGTAGAACAACCTGATTTAACAACTGAAGAAGCAACTGTTTTGTATGATAAATATGTAACCATTACAAAGGATTTAATGGAGAAAAAAAATCATGATTATGGAGAAGCATGGCGAGATATGAGAGTTTCTTCATTAACTGATTTAATCTTACAAAAATTATTACGAGTAAAACAAATAGAAAATAATAAAGGTAAAACCCTGGTTTCTGAGGGAATTGATGCGAATTACCAAGACATGATCAATTATGCGGTATTTGCAATGATTCACCTAAATGAAGCTTAAAAATCCCTAACATTATGTTATTAAAAATACTTACACACATTTCAAGAGTTTTTGTAGGACTATTGTTTATTTATTCTGGTTTTGTAAAATTGGTTGATCCAATGGGGACCATGTTTAAACTAGAAGAATATTTTAGCGAAGCTGTTTTAGATTTAGAGTTTCTAACTC
This genomic window from Tenacibaculum sp. 190524A05c contains:
- a CDS encoding DUF1599 domain-containing protein, with product MQNTSEQYDAVVNECRSLFIKKMSDYGSAWRILRLPSLTDQIFIKAQRIRQLQENDVRKVDEGEKSEFIGIINYSIMALVQLELGFVEQPDLTTEEATVLYDKYVTITKDLMEKKNHDYGEAWRDMRVSSLTDLILQKLLRVKQIENNKGKTLVSEGIDANYQDMINYAVFAMIHLNEA